The following are encoded in a window of Bradyrhizobium sp. WBOS07 genomic DNA:
- the thiL gene encoding thiamine-phosphate kinase: MANPHNASAEDALIARYFKPLATDPGAFGLVDDAAVLSASGDDIVVTTDAVVEGVHYLASDPPDTIARKALRVNLSDLAAKGAVPAGFVLTLALRSKEDAWLRPFAEALGQDAREFACPLLGGDTVSTPGPQMISITAFGRVPQGRMVGRTGARPGDCILVTGTIGDAALGLDVLNGGAAATALASSPAAKDALVWRYRVPQPRNVLARAVRDHASAAMDVSDGLAGDLAKLCAASEVSGSVDVASVPLSAAAAGLVARNVVGIETLLAGGDDYEVLCTVPPAQVDALMAAGRAAGLAVTAIGTVVAGKERPRFLDGQGQELALTRLSYSHF; encoded by the coding sequence ATGGCAAACCCACACAATGCCTCCGCCGAAGACGCCCTGATCGCGCGCTATTTCAAGCCGCTGGCGACCGACCCCGGTGCGTTCGGGCTGGTCGATGACGCTGCGGTGCTGTCGGCGTCCGGCGACGACATCGTCGTCACCACCGACGCTGTCGTCGAGGGCGTGCACTATCTTGCCAGCGATCCGCCCGACACTATCGCGCGCAAGGCGCTGCGGGTGAACCTGTCCGATCTCGCCGCCAAGGGCGCGGTGCCGGCCGGCTTCGTGCTGACGCTGGCATTGCGCAGCAAGGAGGATGCCTGGCTGCGCCCGTTTGCGGAGGCGCTGGGGCAAGACGCAAGAGAGTTCGCTTGTCCGCTGCTCGGCGGCGACACGGTCTCGACGCCGGGCCCGCAGATGATCTCGATCACGGCCTTCGGCCGTGTCCCGCAGGGGCGGATGGTCGGCCGAACCGGCGCGCGGCCGGGCGATTGCATCCTGGTGACGGGCACGATCGGCGATGCGGCGCTCGGCCTCGACGTGCTCAATGGCGGCGCTGCCGCAACGGCGCTCGCGAGCAGTCCCGCCGCAAAGGACGCCCTGGTCTGGCGTTATCGCGTGCCGCAGCCGCGCAATGTGCTGGCGCGGGCCGTGCGCGATCATGCGAGCGCGGCGATGGACGTCTCCGACGGGCTCGCCGGCGATCTGGCCAAGCTCTGCGCGGCGTCCGAGGTCTCGGGCTCGGTCGACGTGGCAAGCGTGCCGCTCTCGGCCGCGGCAGCAGGCTTGGTCGCCCGCAATGTCGTTGGCATCGAGACGCTGCTCGCAGGGGGCGACGATTACGAGGTGCTGTGCACCGTGCCGCCGGCGCAAGTCGACGCGCTGATGGCCGCGGGGCGGGCGGCCGGCCTTGCCGTCACGGCGATC